A single region of the Metarhizium brunneum chromosome 6, complete sequence genome encodes:
- the rib5 gene encoding Riboflavin synthase, producing MFTGIVEDIGVVSHLDTNDSTGGTTMTFTIPANSPLLKDCHEGDSIAVNGCCLTVTSFTADAFNVGVAPETLRITNLGALAENSRVNLERAVRADTRMGGHFVQGHVDTTAEILSVTPDGNALTFRFQPKNRDMLRYIIFKGFIAIDGTSLTVTNVNDADGWWEIMLISYSQERVVLAQKKKGDTVNIEVDMMAKYAEKSLAGVLGANSGDAPIPLLEKMVQRMIGKQ from the exons ATGTTCACCGGCATCGTCGAAGACATCGGAG TCGTCTCCCACCTCGACACCAATGACTCGACCGGCGGCACCACCATGACATTCACCATCCCCGCAAACTCACCACTCCTCAAGGACTGCCACGAAGGTGACTCCATCGCTGTCAACGGGTGCTGCCTCACAGTCACATCCTTCACAGCCGACGCCTTCAACGTCGGCGTGGCCCCCGAGACTCTACGCATCACCAACCTCGGCGCTCTTGCTGAAAACAGCCGTGTCAACCTGGAGCGAGCCGTACGAGCCGACACCCGGATGGGCGGTCATTTTGTCCAGGGCCATGTCGACACCACGGCCGAGATTTTGTCCGTGACGCCGGATGGCAATGCTTTGACTTTTCGATTTCAGCCCAAGAACCGTGACATGCTGCGCTACATCATCTTCAAAGGTTTCATTGCCATTGACGGGACGAGTTTGACTGTTACGAATGTCAATGATGCTGACGGGTGGTGGGAAATCATGCTGATTTCGTACTCGCAGGAGCGTGTGGTTTTGgcgcagaagaagaagggcgacACGGTCAATATTGAGGTTGACATGATGGCCAAGTACGCCGAAAAGTCGCTGGCTGGAGTTCTGGGGGCAAACAGCGGCGATGCGCCGATTCCGTTGCTCGAGAAGATGGTGCAGCGAATGATTGGCAAGCAGTAG
- the MUS81 gene encoding Crossover junction endonuclease MUS81, giving the protein MEECPNPQLLAWVKEWLDTARERNSKGFTTYRNAYESLKACPLAFQHPAELQQLKGFGPKLCERLTDQLQKHCQENHLPMPEHPQAKKAAERARRDEQAAAAAEGAGAAKKRKTRQPKAYVPAFRSGAYALLIGLSTQPVDTTSGMTKADLIQVSQPHCDSSFTAPSDPTKFYTAWASMKILVQKELVYERGRPLRRYALTDEGWEVANRIKGTSEWKADNGNTALHPATSSTRPVRSPSAEIEVVAELDSAAKENATDSSLPAFAPIKLPPGSFSVRLVLDVREVRAKTDRDYMQEELAKLDATPLMRSLEVGDAQWVAKCHDSTLLQRLGAEGDEVVLDWIVERKRLDDLIGSIKDGRFHEQKFRLRRCGVQNVIYIIEDITIDPQVLQRYEEAVQSAIASTQVVNGYFVKRTSKMDETVRYLSRLTAMLKRRYEKQTLYVIPSRVITAQNYAPMLQHLRETQPSVGHYITYQTFSSLASKSEMMTLRDVFLKMLMTTRGVTGERALEIQRRWRTPHDFVKAFEACGPGETGKKRKRELVSSQLGHLVGRKKISRALSQKISEIWGDA; this is encoded by the coding sequence ATGGAAGAATGCCCCAATCCGCAGCTCCTCGCTTGGGTCAAGGAGTGGCTGGACACAGCACGAGAACGCAACTCGAAAGGATTCACCACGTATCGAAATGCTTATGAATCTCTCAAAGCATGCCCTCTGGCTTTTCAGCACCCTGCTGAGCTGCAACAGTTGAAGGGCTTTGGCCCAAAGCTGTGTGAAAGACTGACCGACCAGCTCCAGAAACACTGCCAGGAGAATCATCTGCCCATGCCGGAGCATCCTCAAGCAAAGAAGGCTGCAGAAAGGGCCCGACGAGACgagcaagctgctgctgctgccgagggGGCCGGTGCCGCAAAGAAGCGCAAGACGCGACAACCCAAGGCCTACGTTCCGGCTTTTCGTTCTGGTGCCTATGCGCTCTTGATTGGCCTGTCGACacaaccagttgacaccaCCTCGGGTATGACGAAAGCAGACCTGATTCAAGTCTCACAGCCCCATTGCGATTCTTCCTTCACCGCACCGAGCGACCCGACCAAGTTTTACACGGCATGGGCCTCGATGAAGATATTGGTCCAAAAGGAACTCGTCTATGAGAGGGGGAGACCTTTACGGCGCTATGCATTGACCGACGAGGGATGGGAAGTCGCCAACCGGATAAAAGGAACCAGCGAATGGAAGGCAGATAACGGCAACACGGCTTTGCATCCCGCCACCTCCTCTACGCGCCCTGTCCGCTCGCCGTCTGCCGAGATCGAGGTTGTTGCCGAGCTAGACAGTGCAGCCAAGGAGAACGCCACGGACAGCTCGTTGCCCGCGTTTGCCCCCATCAAACTGCCTCCTGGCTCGTTTTCCGTTCGTCTAGTTTTGGACGTGCGTGAAGTCCGGGCAAAAACCGATCGTGATTATATGCAAGAGGAGCTGGCCAAACTAGACGCCAcgccgttgatgagaagTCTGGAAGTGGGCGATGCGCAGTGGGTTGCCAAATGCCATGATTCCACACTGCTCCAGAgactcggcgccgagggGGACGAGGTGGTGCTGGACTGGATTGTGGAACGAAAGCGCCTTGACGACTTGATTGGGAGCATCAAAGACGGACGATTTCACGAACAAAAGTTTCGTCTCAGGCGCTGTGGTGTTCAAAATGTCATTTACATTATTGAAGACATCACCATCGACCCGCAGGTCCTCCAAAGATACGAGGAAGCCGTCCAGTCTGCCATTGCCTCGACACAAGTCGTCAATGGGTACTTTGTGAAGCGAACTTCCAAAATGGACGAGACTGTCAGGTACCTGTCGCGTTTAACTGCCATGCTGAAGCGCAGGTACGAGAAGCAGACGTTGTATGTGATCCCATCTAGGGTGATTACCGCGCAGAATTACGCGCCCATGCTGCAGCATTTGCGAGAGACTCAGCCGTCCGTGGGCCATTACATAACATATCAGACCTTCTCCTCGCTTGCATCCAAATCCGAAATGATGACGCTGCGAGATGTATTTTTAAAAATGCTAATGACAACTAGGGGAGTGACGGGAGAGCGAGCCCTCGAGATTCAGAGGCGCTGGCGCACACCCCATGATTTCGTCAAGGCCTTTGAGGCTTGCGGGCCTGGAGAGACAggcaagaagcgcaagcgaGAGCTCGTGTCGAGCCAACTTGGCCACTTGGTTGGGAGGAAGAAAATCAGCAGGGCGTTGAGCCAAAAGATATCTGAAATTTGGGGTGATGCCTAG
- the puf6 gene encoding Pumilio y domain family member 6 yields the protein MAAKPVAAGKKRKATPSGKGRSDSKKARFEESKAAKTASAKSGDLSDSDSEDGGVKLNTGDEKKSSKKTDSGANGDTFDRTGLTSRESHAKQKQLAQERKAAKPLADEVQRTKKIWERLRRKSHVPKEERQKLVEELFGIITGRCRDFVLKHDAVRAVQTALKYATPDQRRQIARELEGSYVQLAESKYAKFLIAKLLVHSDDEIRDLVIPNFYGKVRKLINHPEASWILDDIYRTVATKEHRATLLREWYGPEFSIKELTKDTKLTADLKEILAAEPSKRGPIRKTLLEMVNSLVQKRMTGFTMLHDAMLQYFLTTQPGTEEFSEFVEMVKGDESGDLLKNMAFTKSGARLSCLLLAYASAKDRKQYLKAYKDTADTLVAMSGDPYGHTVILTAYDVIDDTKLTAKSIFPELVGEKDDKQAQNIVAAANNPNARTTFLYLFEGLSRSLFPASHSFDHEVLKQVHEIRKTTSKKDEDIRRQELIAALSPQLLSVIEQAAADLASTAFGCQFVTDALLSGTGDKTKALEAIAQSAIGDPKEQPAEDDLNAIPHISATPFGGRMLKSLIQGGRFDKATGKIIPVDPPLSFSDTLYPVIKDYVVDWATGPSSFVVVGLLESNDFSSTDELRRTLKKNKEVLEKAATEMTPDQKAARDAQEEKADKGGKKSKKRPDAPVGNVGSKILLDKL from the exons ATGGCTGCCAAACCCGTTGCCGCGgggaaaaagagaaaagctACACCCAGTGGTAAGGGCAGGTCTGATTCCAAAAAGGCTCGTTTCGAAGAatccaaggcggccaagacagCGTCGGCAAAGAGCGGCGACTTGTCGGATTCCGACTCTGAGGATGGCGGCGTCAAGCTGAATACTGGAGATGAGAAGAAGTCGTCCAAAAAGACAGATTCCGGTGCCAATGGCGACACATTTGATCGCA CCGGCCTCACGTCACGCGAATCTCACGCAAAACAAAAGCAATTGGCGCAGGAACGAAAAGCTGCAAAGCCCCTCGCCGACGAGGTGCAGCGCACCAAGAAGATCTGGGAGCGGCTGAGGAGAAAATCCCACGTGCCCAAAGAGGAGCGGCAAAAGTTGGTGGAGGAGCTGTTTGGCATCATTACCGGCCGATGCCGAGATTTTGTTCTCAAACACGACGCCGTTCGGGCCGTACAGACGGCCTTAAAGTACGCCACACCGGATCAAAGGAGGCAGATTGCACGAGAGCTTGAGGGGAGCTACGTGCAGCTTGCCGAGAGCAAGTATGCCAAGTTCTTGATTGCCAAGTTGCTCGTTCACAGCGACGATGAAATCCGAGACTTGGTTATACCCAACTTCTACGGCAAGGTCCGCAAGCTCATCAACCACCCCGAGGCCTCGTGGATTCTGGACGACATTTACCGGACTGTCGCTACAAAGGAGCACAGAGCCACCTTGCTACGGGAATGGTACGGCCCCGAATTCAGCATCAAGGAGTTGACCAAGGATACCAAGCTTACCGCGGACTTAAAGGAGATTCTTGCGGCGGAACCCAGCAAGCGGGGACCCATCAGAAAGACCTTGTTGGAAATGGTGAACTCCCTTGTCCAGAAGCGCATGACTGGTTTCACCATGCTGCACGACGCCATGCTACAGTACTTTCTCACCACACAGCCGGGCACCGAGGAGTTTAGTGAGTTTGTCGAAATGGTGAAAGGAGATGAGAGTGGCGATTTGCTCAAGAACATGGCCTTTACCAAGTCGGGTGCGCGATTGTCATGCTTGTTGTTGGCGTACGCGTCTGCGAAGGACCGGAAACAATACCTCAAGGCGTACAAGGACACAGCTGACACGCTTGTTGCCATGTCTGGCGACCCCTATGGCCACACAGTCATCTTGACAGCGTACGATGTCATTGACGACACCAAGCTCACGGCCAAGTCGATATTCCCCGAGCTGGTTGGCGAAAAGGACGACAAGCAGGCGCAGAATATTGTCGCAGCGGCCAATAACCCCAACGCCCGGACTACATTTCTCTACCTTTTTGAGGGTTTGTCCAGGTCTCTGTTCCCCGCCAGCCACTCATTTGATCACGAGGTGTTGAAGCAAGTCCACGAGATTCGGAAGACTACTAGCAAAAAGGATGAGGATATTCGACGACAGGAACTCATTGCCGCCCTTTCACCGCAACTGCTGTCCGTCATTGAGCAAGCAGCTGCTGATCTGGCGTCTACCGCCTTTGGCTGCCAATTCGTCACCGACGCCCTTCTCTCCGGCACTGgcgacaagaccaaggcccTCGAAGCCATTGCGCAATCGGCTATTGGCGACCCCAAGGAGCagcccgccgaggacgacctAAACGCTATTCCTCATATTTCAGCTACACCCTTTGGCGGCCGCATGTTGAAGTCTCTGATTCAAGGCGGCAGATTTGACAAAGCAACCGGAAAGATTATACCTGTGGATCCTCCGCTCAGCTTTTCGGATACCTTGTACCCCGTTATCAAAGACTACGTTGTTGACTGGGCCACGGGTCCAAGCTCCTTTGTAGTTGTTGGTCTTCTGGAATCCAACGACTTTAGCAGCACTGACGAGTTGAGGAGGACactcaagaagaacaaggaggTGTTGGAAAAAGCCGCCACGGAAATGACACCCGATCAAAAGGCGGCCAGGGATGCTCAAGAGGAGAAAGCGGACAAGGGAGGAAAGAAGAGTAAGAAGAGGCCTGATGCGCCGGTTGGCAATGTAGGCAGCAAGATCTTGCTAGACAAGCTGTGA
- the AGM1 gene encoding Phosphoacetylglucosamine mutase has translation MDGKILEASAKYPIVAGHTYKYGTAGFRMKADLLTGVSFRVGLLAGLRSRKLNGQAIGVMITASHNPAADNGVKIVDPMGEMLEQEWEAYATHLVNCPSDRELLDTYKALAAQLKIDLNTPGRVVYGRDTRPSGHGLVSALSAALEATGTEYTDYKILTTPQLHYLTRCVNTEGTPKAYGETSEAGYYKKFSDAFVRALRGRKVQGQLTVDCANGVGGPKFAEMLKVIPKDKTGFDVKVVNDDVLRPEVLNLDCGADYVKTKQRAPQNPKPVPGARCCSFDGDADRLIYYWIDPDTGFFMLDGDRISSLCASFIGDLIRSAGLEDELRIGVVQTAYANGASTNYIEKHLQLPVVFTPTGVKHLHHAACQFDVGVYFEANGHGTVVFSQEAMRTFKEKEPQSPAQKDALDTLAAVGDLINQTVGDAISDMLMVEVVLAHKGWTLKDWAMTYTDLPNRLVRVEVGNKDLFQATDAERRLSHPPGAQDEIDQVVQKYTSARSFARASGTENACRVYAEAATRSEADELANKVAQIVKQFGS, from the exons ATGGACGGCAAAATCCTCGAAGCGTCGGCAAAATACCCCATCGTTGCCGGCCACACCTACAAGTATGGCACGGCCGGATTTCGAATGAAGGCTGATTTATTGACGGGCGTTTCGTTCCGCGTTGGTCTGCTCGCCGGCCTGCGCAGCCGCAAGCTCAATGGCCAAGCCATCGGCGTCATGATCACCGCCAGTCACAACCCAGCTGCCGACAACGGTGTCAAGATTGTCGACCCCATGGGAGAGATGCTTGAGCAGGAGTGGGAGGCCTACGCTACCCACCTGGTCAACTGCCCTTCCGACAGGGAGCTTCTTGACACCTACAAGGCCCTCGCTGCCCAGCTCAAGATCGACCTCAACACCCCCGGCCGTGTTGTGTACGGGAGGGATACTCGACCTTCTGGCCACGGCCTAGTCTCTGCCTTGTCCGCCGCCCTGGAAGCTACAGGCACCGAATACACCGACTACAAGATCCTGACGACTCCTCAGCTGCACTACCTGACCCGCTGTGTCAACACCGAAGGCACCCCCAAGGCCTATGGCGAAACTAGCGAGGCTGGCTACTACAAGAAATTCTCTGATGCCTTTGTCCGTGCCTTGCGGGGGAGAAAGGTCCAGGGCCAGCTGACCGTGGACTGTGCCAACGGTGTTGGCGGCCCCAAGTTcgccgagatgctcaaggtcatccccaaggacaagaccgGCTTTGACGTCAAGGTGGTCAACGACGATGTCCTGCGGCCCGAGGTTCTCAACCTTGAC TGTGGCGCCGACTATGTCAAGACAAAGCAGAGAGCCCCCCAGAACCCCAAGCCCGTGCCCGGAGCTCGTTGCTGCTCCTTTGACGGCGACGCCGACCGCCTGATTTACTACTGGATCGACCCAGACACCGGCTTCTTCATGTTGGACGGTGACCGCATCTCTTCCCTCTGCGCCTCCTTCATCGGTGACCTCATTCGCTCCGCCGGCCTCGAGGATGAGTTACGCATCGGAGTTGTGCAGACCGCCTACGCCAACGGCGCCAGCACCAACTACATTGAGAAGCACTTGCAGCTTCCTGTCGTCTTCACTCCCACCGGCGTCAAGCATCTGCACCATGCCGCATGCCAATTTGACGTGGGCGTCTATTTCGAGGCCAACGGCcacggcaccgtcgtctTTTCTCAGGAGGCCATGCGCACCTTTAAGGAAAAGGAACCCCAGTCCCCCGCCCAAAAGGACGCGCTTGAcaccctcgccgccgtcggggACCTGATCAACCAGACTGTCGGAGACGCCATCTCCGACATGCTCATGGTGGAAGTTGTCCTGGCTCACAAGGGATGGACCCTCAAGGACTGGGCCATGACCTACACCGACCTGCCCAACCGCCTGGTTCGCGTCGAGGTTGGCAACAAGGATCTCTTCCAGGCGACGGATGCCGAGCGACGCCTGAGCCACCCACCTGGCGCTCAGGATGAGATTGACCAGGTTGTTCAAAAGTACACATCGGCACGTTCATTTGCTCGTGCCAGTGGCACTGAAAATGCCTGCCGAGTGTacgcggaggcggcgactCGCTCCGAGGCAGACGAGCTTGCAAACAAGGTCGCGCAGATTGTCAAGCAATTTGGATCGTAG
- the nsa2_1 gene encoding Ribosome biogenesis protein nsa2, with amino-acid sequence MPQNEYMERWRKLHGRRLDHEERTRKRAAREGHKASQDAQNLRGLRAKLHQQKRHKEKIQMKKAIKAHEERNVKTADEKEPSTPMPSYLLDRTNPSTAKALSSAIKNKRAEKAAKFNVPLPKVRGISEEEMFKVVKTGKKIQKKGWKRMVTKPTFVGQDFTRRNPKYERFIRPMGLRYRKTNCTQAELGVTVQLPIIGVKKNPQNPMYTQLGVLTKGTVIEVNVSELGLVTAGGKVVWGRYAQVTNNPENDGCVNSVLLV; translated from the exons ATG CCTCAGAACGAGTATATGGAGAGGTGGCGCAAGCTGcatggccgccgcctggATCACGAAGAACGAACACGAAAGAGAGCCGCCCGTGAAGGCCACAAGGCTTCCCAGGATGCACAGAATTTGCGTGGCCTGCGGGCCAagctgcaccagcagaagcgGCACAAGGAGAAGAtccagatgaagaaggcTATCAAGGCACACGAGGAGAGAAATGTCAAGACTGCCGACGAGAAGGAGCCCTCAACTCCCATGCCCTCGTACCTACTTGACCGAACGAACCCATCGACGGCCAAGGCCCTCAGCAGTGCCATCAAGAACAAGCGAGCAGAAAAGGCGGCCAAGTTTAACGTCCCGCTGCCAAAGGTCCGCGGTATCAGCGAGGAGGAAATGTTCAAGGTGGTCAAGACGGGCAAGAAGATCCAGAAGAAGGGCTGGAAGCGCATGGTCACCAAACCTACGTTTGTTGGACAGGACTTCACGCGAAGAAACCCGAAATACGAGAGGTTTATTAGGCCCATGGGGCTTCGATACCGCAAAACTAACTGCACGCAGGCCGAGCTGGGTGTTACGGTGCAGTTGCCTATCATCGGCGTCAAGAAGAACCCTCAGAATCCGATGTATACCCAGCTTGGTGTTTTGACAAAGGGTACCGTCATCGAGGTCAACGTCAGCGAACTGGGCTTGGTGACTGCTGGCGGAAAGGTTGTGTGGGGTCGATATGCGCAAGTGACCAACAATCCCGAAAACGATGGCTGTGTCAACAGCGTGTTGCTCGTGTAA
- the rmt1 gene encoding Protein arginine N-methyltransferase 1, giving the protein MTGDKMDVEIAEQRMKSLEHSEQHYFKSYDHHGIHEEMLKDEVRTRSYMNAIMQNKHLFKDKVVLDVGCGTAILSMFAAKAGAKHVIGVDMSSIIFKAREIVKTNGLSDKITLIQGKMEEIEMPFPKVDIIISEWMGYFLLYESMLDTVLYARDTYLEKDGLIFPDKATIFFAGIEDGDYKEEKIGFWDNVYGFDYTPLKETALSEPLVDTVELKTVVTDPTPVLTLDLYTCTVADLAFATPFKLAIKRDDFVHALVSWFDIDFTACHKPIRFSTGPHTKYTHWKQTVFYFKDVLTVQDGEEIACHLQVKPNAKNRRDLDIDLQYEFQPEDSTRSSSGQCSFHMC; this is encoded by the exons ATGACTGGCGACAAGATGGACGTTGAGATTGCCGAGCAGCGCATGAAGTCGCTCGAGCACAGCGAGCAGCACTACTTTAAGAG CTATGACCACCATG GCATCCACGAGGAAATGCTG AAAGATGAGGTCCGCACTCGATCCTACATGAATGCTATTATGCAAAACAAGCACCTGTTCAAGGACAAGGTGGTTCTCGATGTCGGCTGTGGCACCGCCATTCTCTCCAT GTttgctgccaaggccggcgccaAGCACGTCATTGGCGTCGACATGTcgtccatcatcttcaaggCCCGCGAGATTGTCAAGACCAACGGCCTCTCCGACAAGATCACCCTGATCCAGggcaagatggaggagattgAGATGCCCTTCCCCAAggtcgacatcatcatctctgAGTGGATGGGCTATTTCTTGTTGTACGAGAGCATGTTGGACACGGTCCTGTATGCTCGCGACACCTATCTCGAGAAGGACGGCCTCATCTTCCCCGACAAGGCCACCATTTTCTTTGCCGGCATCGAAGATGGTGACTacaaggaggaaaagatTGGAT TCTGGGACAATGTCTACGGCTTCGACTACACCCCGCTCAAGGAAACCGCCCTCTCCGAGCCCCTCGTCGACACAGTCGAGCTCAAGACTGTCGTCACCGATCCCACGCCCGTCCTCACTCTTGACCTCTACACCTGCACCGTGGCCGACCTCGCCTTTGCCACGCCCTTCAAGCTCGCCATCAAGCGCGACGACTTCGTTCACGCCCTCGTGTCCTGGTTCGACATCGACTTCACCGCATGCCACAAGCCCATCCGCTTCTCTACCGGTCCCCACACCAAATACACCCACTGGAAACAGACAGTCTTTTACTTCAAGGACGTGCTGACGGTCCaggacggcgaggagatTGCATGCCATCTGCAGGTCAAGCCCAACGCCAAGAACCGCCGAGATCTGGACATTGATCTCCAGTACGAGTTCCAACCGGAGGACTCTACCCGATCATCTTCTGGGCAATGCTCGTTCCACATGTGCTAG